Genomic DNA from Triticum aestivum cultivar Chinese Spring unplaced genomic scaffold, IWGSC CS RefSeq v2.1 scaffold62079, whole genome shotgun sequence:
CTGGGTCCAGGTCCAGGTCCAGGTCACACAAACTGGCACGTGATTGCGGCTGCGACGGCGATCTCATCAACAATCTTCCGGATGTTATCCTCGCCACCATCGTCTCCCTCCTCCCCACCAAGTACGGCGTCCGCTCGCAGGCCGTCGCCCGTAGATGGCGTCCTCTCTGGCGCTCAGCGCCTCTCAACCTCGACGCCTCCTACGACCTTTGCTCCAACGACTTCGGGCGCTTCTCCCTCGTCTCCAGGATCCTCTGCGATCACCCTGGCCCGGCCCGCCGCTTCGCGTTCGACCGCATCCACCTCCACAGAGAGGAAAAAAGGTACGCCGAGGAAGCCGCTCAGCTCGAGAGCTGGTTCAACTCCCCGCTCCTGGACAACCTCCAGGAACTCGATATCGTCTTCTCGCTCTTGGAATATTCGTGTGGGCAGTCTGAGAAGGAGAAGCGCTATCCGCTG
This window encodes:
- the LOC123177662 gene encoding putative F-box/FBD/LRR-repeat protein At1g78760, which codes for MKETAAARPAVEKNEAVAATPARKRRASDEASGSRSRSRSHKLARDCGCDGDLINNLPDVILATIVSLLPTKYGVRSQAVARRWRPLWRSAPLNLDASYDLCSNDFGRFSLVSRILCDHPGPARRFAFDRIHLHREEKRYAEEAAQLESWFNSPLLDNLQELDIVFSLLEYSCGQSEKEKRYPLPPSVLRLAPTLQLARIGSCDFPTEISPALNFPLLRQLDLRRVSISEDVFSGVLSGCHVLENLYLSEIRDVGCLRICSPTLRIIVISCLFEDNGELVIMEAPRLERLLLR